TGATATGGTCTAGAAGACTGATGGATATGAAACTCCAATAAccaaaataatggaaaatggCTCGATTGCTGAAAtctcgaaaataaatttgtcttcgaACTGTTTATCCTTACCACTTATATCTGGTCGGCCTAGCGTAGTCTACCTCTGTGGCGTTGTCTGGATTGAAGCACATTGTTTGCTGGGTACACTCAGTCGAAGTGAGAGTCCGAGCTGTTGCGACTGATTTTCTGACAACAACACATTAGAAGGATTTGTAAAGAACTTTTCCGTTTTTTGAACACCCATTCTATCACTAGAAGCTAAGGAAACCATGTTTGTGAGTGGAAGAAAATTCCATTATTCTCTAAATTCCGTAGTTCAACAAGAATCATTCatacaatgaaatttacaagGTCAGACGACAGGTTAGTATACGTAACAACATATATTAGAGTATATTAGACTCTAGATAGAATCTACAAATAGAAGCGGCAACCCAGATCTACCATCATTTGTTTCGTACTTCCAAAGCCTACTCCGAGTTTTAGCGAAAAGCTGTTAAGATGCTTTCTACCATAGCACGCTCTATGTTTGTGCAGTGCTATATTTTCACCTAAAGATGGCAAATCCTCATTGCGGAGTTCGTAATACCCGAAGGTGAACCTGAGGCCAGTGTAAAGATCTGTGCACCAGTCTGAGGTGAAAGACCACATGTATGGAGATGATCGTTAAACTTACAGTGGTTCGTCAGTGCCCCAACTACTCGCCTTAGTTTAGATGTTGCATATTCCTGAACAGTTTAAAATGCAATCACAGATCTGCCCTGcaatgcgaaaaaaaatgatttttttttcattcttatatttttgatgaagACTTATTCCGCGCaataattattatggaatgataaaacaaatgatttaagacaaaaaaacaaaaaaaaaacaccaagATAGTGGAAACgagatacaaaattttatgagagaatttcatacgTTTACTCTCTCAAAATCTTAATTCTCTTTTGCGCTATAGGTTTTTTGTGCGTTGTGGGGCAGATTGCGAGCTATTATTTTAATAGTTCAGATAATTTATTGTAGCAATGTAACGGATTTGCAAGACAGAATTAATTgcagttaattgaaattggattaggaaattgttaaattattgCATCCACTCAaggtcaataaattttataattttaatttttttgcatttaatttaTCTTTAGTCAGCACAGCACTGTTTCTAgctgaacatagaaaatattcggaggctgatgaaatcacggCACATTAGGtagtccatacattttctgtcagaATCTTATTGCACGGTTGATTGAGGTTctaaaagaacaggttaagacaaccctgagttgatcaccaaggcggtgacacacaaattgcgtcaacggctgcaaagtttatatgaaaaatgcaaattaacaaaaacaaaattctgaattttccgaaaaaatattttcttcgatatgaTTTCTCAAACTATCCTACAGATAGtgcgtttataaaatttggtgtcacccgCTTCAGTGGTTgccttaagaggcatcggtgctttgCTAAAAAGCATactagggcgatttttaattactggattttagtttacttttgatggtatctttccatcagaatcctttttgaaaaatgtgcgaccgcaattccgaccaggAATTcggtagctttcaacagaaaatacatttgattgtagcagtttgaccggcTCACTTTGCTCAGAgttggtcaaacgactacaaccaagtGTGGTTGGGTAGGTAGTGACCTCTACTATCTATGACACCATGAACCTACCGCGGCACGACTTTcgttgagcttcaattttgattgaagtgtactaacacaaaaattctgtagaattctaatttttttacctccattttaatttttctgacgtATGAGACAATTTTAAGTCAGGGCTGGAGTTACTGCCACCTTACGATTCGGGAAATTTCATTCAGGACCTATAAACTTTGAAAAAAGTCCAACTAATTCAATTGTGCCATACGTTCCTGGGGTATCTTTGcagtatggccagtgcggCACTGTATCAAGTGTTTACTAGCATATTATAATCATTTTTTGTACGTCGGCCATTTACCGCAAggatttgtaaaattttcacaagTTCACGAATACGAAAAATTTGACATATTTCCAAATCCTTCCGGTAAGTGGCCAACGTAGAAAAAATGATTATAATATGCTAGTAAACACTTGATACAGTGCCTCACTGGCCATACTAGGAAGTCTGAAGATACCCGAGGAACGTATGACACAATTGAATTAGTTggacttttttcaaattttataggtCCTGAATGAAATTTCCCGAAGCGTAAGGTAACAGTAACTCCAGTCCTGACTTAAAATTGTCTGATacgtcagaaaaattaaaatagacgcaaataaaagtgaaattctacagattttttgtgttagtacacttcaatcaaaattgaagctcaacTAAATTCGTGCCGCGGTAGGTTCATGGTGTCATGAATAGTAGAGGTCACTACCTACCCAACGACACCCATATCTTCGAAGTCTATcgttgtaatttttttaaaacactctccaaaagtttgaatttttttccctttaaaATAGCTACTGGaccacatacacgaaaaaatttcgaatttttttaaaggtcaACGTATTCGTCCTCAACATCTCTGCCAACCActataatttcagataaatgcgttacACATTGttggtgatatgcaacaaaaactattttggtcaccctcgctcagtacaatttttcatgatttctggcgtgaaaacataattacttcgaggattttttttgttgcaaatgactcaggagggtcccctgattcaattactgtataccctccaaaaatcgccgatggcttgttttcatgtttcatacaacttggttgaagttttggcaaattgactcttaaaagctaacacattcgtggtcggaattgcggtcgtacatttttgaaaaaaaattctgatggaaagatatcgtcaaaaatgaaatatgaggcacacaaatgtaggcaacaattttaGCTCAGTATCGGTGCCTCTTagcctgttctttcagaactttggaTTGATGTACACTTACAAGACTTATCGCGAGCTGCCTTGATACGTAGCTTAATCAGTTATAGGCAAAagcattttttgtgtttattatgAGATCTAAGACTGTCGGCTATCTTCGCAAATCAACAGATGTTATTGCTTCCTATATGATTTGTACTTCGTAGCATCGATATTGTTTCCGCTAGGCGTTGTtgtcaccacattctatttgtaatttattgtCCTGTTTAttcgacgacatgagtatcgacaactttctgaagaagaaaaactatGAGGAGTTACCATTTCGATGCTCATGTCGTCGAATGATCAAGACAACGAGGTACAGAGAGCGTTGACCATTAAAACAACCGCCCCGGCTATTaacattcataaaaataattttcattttattggaatAAATTGTACAAAGAAATGTGCGCCTTTGCttgatacaaaaatatttcttcctGTTGTGGTGTTTCTTTAAGAGAATCGACAGCCAGTCTAGTTTGTCACTTAACGAAGTTTAAACATAAATTACCaagtaaataacaaaaaatagaaagaagaagaagaaaataaattcccacttaccaatgaaaatattggcaAATTTGCTCTTGTTTGTGCTCTTCGACACAAATAATTACCGACCCTCCACACATTTTCGCACAACCCACTTAACTAATAAATTTGGTATCCAGTTCGGTTTGTCTGTCATTTCGGTTCCACAACAATGGGTTCACCAgttcaacaaacaaacaacaaaaatttacatttatagGATCTGCACCATTTCGTTCAATTtaaagcaaaacatttttcttttcttaaaaCCCGTTTAAGCGTACAAACTTTCGATAACATCAGCATACGTTTGAACGACCACATTCCGTTTGACCTTCAGTGTCGGACCTAATTCACCAGTCGGTACGGAGAAATCGTGCGGCAAAATTGCAAACTTTTGAATTCGCTGGGCGTTGGAAATAGCATTTTTGTTGGCTCTTGTGATTCCATCGGTGATGGCTTGGAAAACCTGCGGAGTGAAGGAAAGAACTGTTGTATTAGACCTGTTAAGAGAGAAGCGAAACATTTACCAGGGCGTCAATCAGAGACTGTTTTTCAGATTTAAAGATCTTTAAAGATCTTGagaaatatttaagaatttgaaagaaatttttgataaatcgatttctcaaaatagtcccACGACTTCTACTCCTCTGACGATCGGCAAAAAATTCTTCCTTTACTTCTCCAGAGAAAACtcaaacttaaaaaaatgaaaaaaaaaaattcgagcTCGTTCGACGACATTGACATTGATTTTCAGTCTTCTCACTCATGACCAGGCTAACTGCTAACACAAATTTTCCCCCTAATTGGTCGTCATTTCAAACAACCGTATTTGAGCTGTAGGGTTGATATGTTCACTTTTTGTCTCAGGACCCTCTGCAGCATTTCACCCAACTTCGAAGATAAATCCACCACAGTAGCGATTTCATGTCAGGTCAAGGAGAACTTCAAATTTGTTCAAGATTAACTCAAGACTGCTCTTTAAGAACGGAtgacaattgtttttagaTATTTCTCTCTTTGTCCccgtaaataatttaaaacgagccatcagaacagtcggagcgtttgctgcgactgagccccgtacaaacccgtatatctattgcgtacgtggccctagtgcgtctgtcaccctactttgaccgtaagcctattgcgccggttaatgtagttaaagtaaaattattatgtaatgtgtacatcttataaattgcgcatagcgcaattacgaagccccgtacgacgttcctttcaaatgaaacaaaaatttcaaatcgccctaaaaattttatttttttgaagggcctagtagtggccttagtccaaggacccaaatttaatttttttttcaacaacattctattcggcctttgattaccttccaaatgaaacaaaaattacgaaaaacggatgaaatttactcgagttatatgtaaaatacacatagggccctagtagtggccttagtccaaggacccaaatttaattttttttcaacaacattctattcggcctttgattaccttccaaatgaaacaaaaattacgaaaaacggatgaaatttactcgagttatatgtaaaatacacatagggccctagtagcttttcacttctaaggccctaactcacggtcccctcacccgattttaaaaaacttttttttcctggaatggtattgacaatatctatcatttgccgtgtcatttacatttccatcgtttattttgccataaatatcaccaaaagaccttaaatcacttaggtggccctaactcacgaagggccgacccgaatatacCCAtgttcgaacttagcctcactatttcgactatctttcagggaatttttttttttgaaatcggatttgatttactcaagatatcgacgtgacggacagacaaaatttttattgcagattcgtcatctatgaacataggcaaacactttgcccttaccgtctgcttcgaattccatcaattacacacggcatcgtaatcctataagcccctttgtacttcgtacggggctaaaaatgacTCATTGAACCCCATCACTTCCTACACCGTTAAAAACCACCAGCACCTTAGTGTAGTATCATCGTTCTCATTTCACATACCTTTGGACACGGGCCCGCTGCCAGAATTTCCGATAATTTCGTGTGAGCAACACCTAACGACTTGCACCAAGCAATTGTTTCCGGATGCAGTTCATCTAACGGTGCACCGGAATCCAAATCCATTTGAGTCTACAACGAGAAATTTCCGTTCGTGTCGCTGAAAGCATTAAATTCCAATCCAATTGTCCATACCTTCAGTGTGACCAGCATGGTCAAGTATTTTCTCTTATCGCCGATGAGGAACGCATTGCTTACGGTtgacaattcatttttcacCAAGTGTTCAATGTGAACGGGTGGAATGTTTTCTCCGCCTGCCGTTATAATCAATTCCTTCAAACGACCTGTGATGTATAGGAATCCTTTTTCGTCCAAATAGCCAAGATCGCCGCTGTGGAGCCTGTAATCCGTTTATTACAGTGTTACAAAACATCTCTTCGGATGGCAGTTGATGGTAGTCGGAAATCTACTTACCAGCCATCATTATCGATAGTTTCGGTAGTCTTTTCAGGCTCGTCAATGTAACCCATAAATATGTGTCTACCTCGCATAAGAATCTGTGGAATAGAAGAGGTGGTTTGAGTGATCGTACCATTTGCGGAATTTGAATAGTCTCCTCTAACTCACCTCACCATGACCGTTTTCATCTTTGTTGATTATGAGTGTTTCAGTGCCAGGTAGCGGTTTGCCAATCGAATCCAAATTGAAGTCGTCGGGACCACCTTTttgaaacaattgaattaCGATTGAGTGATGCCTTAGTCGGGAGTGCAATTGATAAACTTACCGAAACACTGTGCCCCACTCGACTCGGACATACCAAAAGCTTCAACAATGGGTAGATCAACGCTCATGAAATATCGCTTCAAATCCGACGACATCGGAGCCGCTGCACTCGCAAATATCGAACACCGTCCGAATCCCAATCCTTCCTTGATCTTTGACATGATAAACTGCCGCACAAACTTGTATTGATACGATTCAGACGGCCTGCCATCGATTACACTCAACCAATGTTCCAACGTCACACCCTTAGCCCAATCAGCAATGATCCGCTTGATGCCAGTCGTTTTAGCAGcgatttccatcattttttcGTAGATTTTCTCATAAACGCGAGGCACTGCAACGAAACGAGTTGGTTGCGCTTCGCGTAAAGTATTGACCAGCGTTCCTCGCAATGCATCCTTATCAGCAAAATACACGGTAGCTGCGTATGTAATCGACACATGAATATCGACCAATTGTGCGGCGATGTGACTCAACGGTAAATAAGAGACGAGTACTTCGGACCCGTATTTAACGTCGTCCAGACGACTACCGACAACGGCAGAATTCCAAGTGATCGAGTCATGGCTTAACATAGCTCCCTTCGGTTGACCCACTGTACCAGATGTGTACACCAACACAGCACATTCGTTGATGTGAATGTTATCCAATCGTTCCTGCAGCGTATCGTTGTACTCATCCAAATTCATTTCCTCCAGTTCGGACCATCGATAGTATCCGTCTTCTCTTTTCATCCACGGCTCATAGGGAGCATCTATTTGAATAGCAGCCTTCAGTAGAGGTAATCGATGTCTAATCTGACGAATTTTCTCCATTTGCTTGGAGTCATCCACAACCACGATATTGGCATGAGAACTGTGCAGCACATGGTACACAGATTCTGGACTATTTGTCGTGTAAATGCCAGCCACAATGCCACCAGCATGAATGGCTCCCAATTCCGAGTAAAACCATTCCGGTGAATTGAAAGCCAATATGCCGACAGAGTTGTGTGCTTCTAGGCCTAATT
The DNA window shown above is from Bradysia coprophila strain Holo2 chromosome IV unlocalized genomic scaffold, BU_Bcop_v1 contig_84, whole genome shotgun sequence and carries:
- the LOC119072569 gene encoding very long-chain-fatty-acid--CoA ligase bubblegum, with protein sequence MRITNTEKATDVWVTSDRKQAVKLRIGKGGNDGIEAKSIPENFNRTVEKYGNVVAMKYKKGGTDWQSVTYSQYREKSLHIAKAFIKLGLEAHNSVGILAFNSPEWFYSELGAIHAGGIVAGIYTTNSPESVYHVLHSSHANIVVVDDSKQMEKIRQIRHRLPLLKAAIQIDAPYEPWMKREDGYYRWSELEEMNLDEYNDTLQERLDNIHINECAVLVYTSGTVGQPKGAMLSHDSITWNSAVVGSRLDDVKYGSEVLVSYLPLSHIAAQLVDIHVSITYAATVYFADKDALRGTLVNTLREAQPTRFVAVPRVYEKIYEKMMEIAAKTTGIKRIIADWAKGVTLEHWLSVIDGRPSESYQYKFVRQFIMSKIKEGLGFGRCSIFASAAAPMSSDLKRYFMSVDLPIVEAFGMSESSGAQCFGGPDDFNLDSIGKPLPGTETLIINKDENGHGEILMRGRHIFMGYIDEPEKTTETIDNDGWLHSGDLGYLDEKGFLYITGRLKELIITAGGENIPPVHIEHLVKNELSTVSNAFLIGDKRKYLTMLVTLKTQMDLDSGAPLDELHPETIAWCKSLGVAHTKLSEILAAGPCPKVFQAITDGITRANKNAISNAQRIQKFAILPHDFSVPTGELGPTLKVKRNVVVQTYADVIESLYA